The genomic interval GCTGAGCGCCAGCGCCGCCGCCTCAAGGCCGTGGGCTCGGTCAACGTCGATGCGATCGAAGAATATGACCAGGTGCTTGAGCGCGAGCAGTTCCTGCAGGGACAGCACGACGATCTGATCACCAGCATCGCCGACCTCGAAAAAGCCATCTCCAAGATCAACAAGACCACGCGCGAGCGTTTCCGTGAAACCTACGAGGCGATCAACGCCCGCTTCCAGGAAGTCTTCCCCAAGCTCTTCCGCGGCGGCAAGGCACGCCTCGAACTCACCGACCCGGCCAACCTGCTGGAAACCGGTGTGGAGATCATCGCCCACCCGCCGGGCAAGAAACTCGGCAACATGGACATGCTCTCGGGTGGTGAAAAAACGCTCACTGCCGTGGCGCTGCTGCTGGCGATCTTCCTCATCGCGCCTGCGCCGTTCGTCATCCTCGATGAGGTCGACGCCGCGCTCGACGATGCCAATGTCGATCGCTTCAACGACGTCGTGCGCGAACTGATCAACTACGCGCAGGTCATCGTCATCACCCATAACAAGCAGACGATGGAAATCGCCGACACGCTGGTGGGTGTGACCATGGAAGAGGCCGGTGTTTCCAAACTGGTCAGCGTCCAGATGGCCGAGGCTTCCTGATTGCAGGCAAGGGGAGGGCGCTCCGCCATGGCAAGGCACGCACTGCTTGTGCTCCTGGGGGCGCTGCTCCTTGGCGGTTGCGGGCTCCCTGCCAAACGCGGGATCGCCTGGTCCTGGCCCGAGAACCTCTCGGAACTCGACACTTACTGGTATGCGTTCAATCCCGATGCGAGCGCCGACGCCCCCTACGAGTGCGGCAGCGGGCGCGTTGCGCGTTACTGCCCGAAGGGCGCGGAACTTCCCGAAGAACTCCGCCTTCGCCTGCAGGCCCGGCGCATCCTTGATGGGGTCGGCGGCTTTGGCGGCCCGGCAGCACTCGAATCCCTCATCCATTCGGGTGATCGGGCCTATTTCCTGAGCAGCGACGACTCGGTTTACGCCTTTGACGCGAGCACGGGCGCGGTGGACTGGGCCATCGAGGGGCCGCTTGGCTACGACTGCCGCGGCGAGTTGGTCCTTGCCGCAGACCGGCTCATCCTCGCCTGCCGGCACAATCTTGGGCGCGACCACTCACTCATCGCTTTTGATCCAGCCACGGGGCAGACGCTGGCAACCGCGCAGCTGGATGCCGCTCCGGCGGCTGTGTTTGCGCGCGGCGCAAACGTGGGCGTGGTGCTGGGTGACGGCAGCCTCTGGCACTGGGCGCCCGGCACGGACGCGCCCGAGATGCGCGGCGAGCTTCCCGACCGTTTCCATTCGCTCTTCGATGCGATCGGTACGGGCGTTTACGAGCCCGCACCGACGCTGGTGAGTGACGGGGTAATCTACGTGGGCGGCGCCACCAATCTCTGGGCCTTGGGCGAAGATCTCGCCGAGAAATGGCATGCGGGGTTGCCGGGCAAGGCGCAGGCGATCGTGGCGATGGACGAGCGCGTGGTCGTGCTGGCAAATACCGGGCAGGCGGCCTTGTTTGAGAAATCTACGGGAAGTGAGCTGGCGCAGCTCGATGCAGGCGAGCTCGACGTCAACTGGTTGCTGGCCTCCGTTGGCAAATCGCTGGGCTGGGAACTGACCCAGGTTGCCGCAGATCACTCCGGCCAGATCGTCTTCTGCGAGTTCCGCGGCCTTTGCCTCGGTCTTAGCGCCGATCTCTCCAGATTGCGCTGGGCGGGCCGCGTGGCAGAGCGGCTCAAGCGAAACCGCCCCTATGTTGTGGGCGACCGCCTGCTCATCGAAGCTCCGGGCGGCAACCTGATCGTGGTGCCGGGGCTGCCGCTTGGCACAGGGCCGCAAAGCTCCAACTAAATACTGTGTGACGGAGCCCCCTGCGGCGCGCTATAACTCAGCGCGTGCAACAGGGGACAGAGATCACAAGCGTCGGAGCGGCAACCCTCGGGGAGCTGGATGCAGGGCAGGAGGATGCCCGCGGGCGCTACCTGCGTTTCGCCGGGATTGTGCGCTTTCTGCTGGGCGCAATCACGGCGACCTGCATGTTCTACCTGGACCATGTGGGGCTGGTGGACCTGCCGCTCATCTTTGTCGCGTTCGTTTGCTTCATCGGCTCTTTTGCCAGCCTGATCCACTACCCGCTCTTCAAGCGCT from Chrysiogenia bacterium carries:
- a CDS encoding PQQ-binding-like beta-propeller repeat protein codes for the protein MARHALLVLLGALLLGGCGLPAKRGIAWSWPENLSELDTYWYAFNPDASADAPYECGSGRVARYCPKGAELPEELRLRLQARRILDGVGGFGGPAALESLIHSGDRAYFLSSDDSVYAFDASTGAVDWAIEGPLGYDCRGELVLAADRLILACRHNLGRDHSLIAFDPATGQTLATAQLDAAPAAVFARGANVGVVLGDGSLWHWAPGTDAPEMRGELPDRFHSLFDAIGTGVYEPAPTLVSDGVIYVGGATNLWALGEDLAEKWHAGLPGKAQAIVAMDERVVVLANTGQAALFEKSTGSELAQLDAGELDVNWLLASVGKSLGWELTQVAADHSGQIVFCEFRGLCLGLSADLSRLRWAGRVAERLKRNRPYVVGDRLLIEAPGGNLIVVPGLPLGTGPQSSN